The Dreissena polymorpha isolate Duluth1 chromosome 8, UMN_Dpol_1.0, whole genome shotgun sequence genome includes the window TGTATTTCAGTAAAATGCTGATGAACGAGGACATTTCAGATGTTGTTGAAGGCCGAAAGGCAATAGGTACTGTAAGTAAAACAAATCGGATGAGAGAATTTGCACTCGTTGGTTAAGAAAAATACTGCCAACAGAAACTCGGAATCTGGAGTATATTCCTGCAGTTCAGCTCAACGCATTTTTGAGAAGTTTCTACTTCAGAGTTAATAAGATGAACGGTGAAGATTACGAACCGGACACCCTAATAAGTATCAAAAACAGTATGTACAAATATCAAAAGGGAAAGGTTTATGAACATAGCATATGCCGGAATGAGGCATTCAAAATCAGCACAAATGGAGCAGGGATCATAATCACCTAAATAGTGTTCTAAACTCtcaatttatatgaaataatttattatcgtattcattatcatatttattatcttaaaggatATCAATAGAGATGTACGCTCCCGAAGAACCTTTTTACCAACAGGTTCATCCATCGAAGTTCAAAAAACAGCCACTTGGAGAACATGTACAGCCTTTAAAAAGCCATCTTCAAAATTACTAAAATTTAAAAAGTTACCGGACACAAGATTGTGCAGATTTTGAACTCAAATTGTACCGTACCCCAGAAATTCATTACAAAAAACAGAAACCCTAACCACCTACATTGCAGAGGCGATTGAAGAGAACATGTTGGACTTTCCATACATTTCTTGTCATGAACTAGAAGACATCTAAACATGTGTGGACGTGGATGAACCATCGCAGAAGTAAAATGTCTTTAACAAACTGAAATATTCTGATTGATCTATTGCTTGCAGTCTTGTAGGTCATGCAAGCGTGTCTGAGGCAGGTGGGGTTGAAGGTCATAGAAGTTTTTGTGTAGAAGGTGGGGTTGCATGTCGTGATAGTTTGTCTCTTCTAGCAGGTGGGTTTGTAAGTCGTGATGGTTTGTCTATAACAGGTGGGGTTGTAGATCGTTATAGTTTGTCTGTAGAAGGTGGGGTAGCTAGTCGTGATAGATTGTCTGTAGTAGATGCGGTTGAAGGTCGAGATGGTATGTCCATAGAAGGCGGTGTTGTTGTTTGAGATGGTATGTCCACAGAAGGTGGTGTTGAAGGTACAGGTGTTTTTTCTGTAGGGGGTGGTGTTGTAGGTCGCGATGGTATGTCCATAGAAGGTGTTGTTGTAGGTACAGGTGTTTTTTTCTGTAGGATGTGGTTTTGTAGGTAGAAATGGTTTATCTGCAGAAGGTGCGGTTgtaggtagaaatggtttgtctgcAGAAGGTGCAGTTGTAGGTTGAACTGGTTTGTCTTCAGAAAGTGGAGTTgtaggtagaaatggtttgtctgcAGGAGGTGGAGTTGTAGAAAGAGATGGTTTGTCTGCAGGAAGTGGAGTTGTAGGAAGAGATGGTTTATCTGCAGAATGTGCAGTTGTAGGTAGAAATGTTTTGTCTGCAGAAGGTGCAGTGgtaggtagaaatggtttgtctgcAGGAAGTGGCGTTgtaggtagaaatggtttgtctgcAGGAGGCGGAGTTGTAGGAAGAGATGGTTTATCTGCAGGAGATGTAGTTGTAGGTAGAAATGGTATGTCTGCGGGAAGTGGAGTTGTAGGCAGAGATGTTTTGCCTGCAGGAGGTGGAGTTgtaggtagaaatggtttgtctgcAGGAAGTGGAGTTGTAGGAAGAGATGGTTTGTCTGCAGGAGGTGGAGTTGTAGGAAGAAATGGTTTGTCTGCAGGAGGTGGAGTTGTAGGAAGAAATGGTTTGTCTGCAGGAAGTGGAGTTGTAGGTAGAGATAGTTTGTCTGCAGGAGGTGGAGTTGTAGGTAAAAATGGTTTGTCTGCAGGAAGTGGAGTTGTAGGAAATGATGGTTTGTCTGCAGGAGGTGGAGTTGTAGGAAGAGATGCTTTGTCAACTGAAAGGGGAGTTGTAGGTAGAGATGGTTTTTCTGCAGTAGGGGGATTTGCAGGCAGAGACGGTTTGTCTACAGAAAGGGGAGTTGTAGGCAGAGATGGTTTTTCTGCAGGAGGTGGAGTTgtaggtagaaatggtttgtctgcATGAGGTGGAGTTGTAGGTAGAGATGGTTTGTCTGTAGGAGGTGGAGTTGTAGGAAGAGATGGTTTGTCTGCAGGAGGTGGAGTTGTCGGAAGAGTTGGTTTGTCTGCAGGAGGTGGAGTTgtaggtagaaatggtttgtctgcAGGAGGTGGAGTTGTAGGTAGAGATGGTTTGTCTGCAGGAGGTGGAGTTGTAGGTGAAAATTTTATATCTTTAGGAGGTGGTGTGGTTGGTCAGGATTTAGCTGTAGTCCATGTCATGGATGGTCAGGATGATTTTTTTGTTGGAGGTGATGCAGTTTGTATGGATGTTAATTCTTTTGGAAATTGTGAGATTAATGATGATATTCGATGGGGC containing:
- the LOC127842266 gene encoding mucin-2-like, coding for MKIGIVIALTTAVMLMELHTCAAQCVPQEWTDGCSHVPDLDFEHDCNQHDVCYGCGFKLGVSRENCDDRFVDNMKNTCEKEYGWYNPWRYGCMSLAVVYYKAVRAFSEGAYQVPSKWFSDAPWVPAVKTMPAPALSPDLNLIENVWATLKDYLKRQVKPRTKAQLFHGITEFWNNLTAEDYKPSLPTTPPPADKPFLPTTPPPADKPTLPTTPPPADKPSLPTTPPPTDKPSLPTTPPHADKPFLPTTPPPAEKPSLPTTPLSVDKPSLPANPPTAEKPSLPTTPLSVDKASLPTTPPPADKPSFPTTPLPADKPFLPTTPPPADKLSLPTTPLPADKPFLPTTPPPADKPFLPTTPPPADKPSLPTTPLPADKPFLPTTPPPAGKTSLPTTPLPADIPFLPTTTSPADKPSLPTTPPPADKPFLPTTPLPADKPFLPTTAPSADKTFLPTTAHSADKPSLPTTPLPADKPSLSTTPPPADKPFLPTTPLSEDKPVQPTTAPSADKPFLPTTAPSADKPFLPTKPHPTEKNTCTYNNTFYGHTIATYNTTPYRKNTCTFNTTFCGHTISNNNTAFYGHTISTFNRIYYRQSITTSYPTFYRQTITIYNPTCYRQTITTYKPTC